The Thermomonospora curvata DSM 43183 DNA segment CGCCTGGCCCCCGGCAGGGTGCGCGTCGTCCCGCCCGGCACCGATCCGGCGCCGCTCGCCCCCGGCACCGACGGCGCCTCCCGCCTGGTGTGCGTGGCCGCGGTGACCCCCCGCAAGGGGCACGACCTGCTGGTCAGGGCGCTCGGGCTGATCGGCGGGCTGCGCTGGAGCTGCATCTGCGCCGGGCCGCTGCAGCGCGCCCCCCGCCACGTCGCCCGCGTCCGGGAGCTGATCGGCCGGCTGGGGCTCGGCGAGCGGATAAGCCTGGCCGGCCCGCTCACCGGCGAGCGCCTGGAGGCCTGCTACGCCGCCGCCGACCTGGTCGTCCTGCCCTCGCGCGCAGAGACCTACGGGATGGTCGTCACCGAGGCGCTGGCCCGGGGAATCCCCGTGCTGACCACGACCGCGGACGCGCTGCCCGACACTCTCGGCCGCGCTCCCGACGGAAGGGTGCCCGGGCTGCTGGTGCCGCCGCACGATGTGCCGGCGCTGGCGGACGCGCTGCGCCGGTGGCTGGGCGACCCGGCGCTGCGGGAACGGCTGCGGGAGGCGGCACGGGCCAGGCGGCGGACGCTGCCCGGGTGGGATCTGACCGTCCGGCACCTGGGAAAGGTGCTCCAGGAGCTTCAACGGCAGCCGCTGAAGGCCGCCTGGGACACGAAAGGGCAGATGTGACGGCTCAGCAGAGCGCGCACGCTCCGGAGTTCACGCCGCAGTGGCTGGCGCTGCGCGAAGAAGCCGACGCCGCGGCCCGGTCGGTGGAGCTGCTCGGCCCGCTGCGGGCGCATCTGGCGGCCCGCCCGCCCGCCGGGCCGCTGGTCATCCGCGACCTGGGCTGCGGCACCGGGTCCATGGGACGGTGGCTGGCCGGCCGGCTGCCCGGGCCGCAGCACTGGATCCTGCACGACCGGGACCCGCGGCTGCTGGCCCGTGCCGCCGCCTCCGTCACCGGCCCGGCCGCCGACGGCGGGGAGGTGACGGTGCGGACCGACCTGGGAGACATCACCCGGCTCGACCCGGACCTGCTGGCGGGGACCTCGCTGGTGACCGCCTCGGCGCTGCTGGACCTGCTCACCGCCGCGGAGGTGGACGCGCTGGCGGCGTCCTGCGCCGCGGCCGGCTGCCCGGCGCTGCTGACCATCTCGGTGACCGGCCGCGTCGAGCTCGACCCGCCCGGGGAGCTGGACGCCGAGCTCGGCGCGGCCTTCAACGACCACCAGCGCCGCAAGGTCGGCGGCCGTCGCCTGCTGGGGCCGGACGCGGTGCCCGCGGCGGCGGCGGCCTTCACCGCCCGCGGAGCGCAGGTGCTCGTCCGGCCCAGCCCGTGGCGGCTGGCCGCCGCCCAGGGCGCGTTGATCGGCCAGTGGCTGCGCGGCTGGGTGGGGGCGGCCTGCGAGCAGCGCCCCGAGCTGCTTCCCCGCGCCCGCGGCTACCTGGAGCGCAGGCTCGCCGAGTGCGCGGCGGGCGCGCTGACGGTGGTGGTCCACCACGACGACCTGCTCGCCCTGCCGGCCGCGGGAGCGTCCCGGTGAGCCGGCACGCCTGGGCCTGGCTGCGGGCGGCGGCCGCGGCGGCGATCTTGGGGGTGCTCGCCTGGCGGCTGGGCACCGGGGCGTTCACCGCCGGGCTGCGCCTGATCGACGGCCAGGCGGTACTGGCCGCGCTGGGCATCGGGCTGGTGACCACCGCGCTGAGCGTGGGGCGCTGGTGGCTGGTGGCCCGCCGGCTGGGGCTGCCGCTGCCGCTGGGCACCGCCATGGCCGACTACTACCAGGCGCTGTTCCTCAACGCGGTGCTGCCGGCCGGGGTGCTCGGCGACGCGCACCGGGCGGTGCGGCACGGCCGCCGCGCCGGCGATGTGGGGCGCGGCGTGCGCGCCGTGGTGCTGGAACGGGCCGGCGGGCAGGTGGTCTTCGCCGTCGCCGGGGCGGCGGCGCTGGCGGCCGACCCCTCCCTGGCCCGCGCGGTGGCCCGCGACCTGGCCCATGGCCTGGGGGCGGCGGCCGCCGTGCTGATCCTCGCGGCCGCCGTCGCGTCGGCGGTGGCGGCGTGGGCGTGGCGGGGGGCGATCGCCGTGAAGCTGCGCGGTGCGTTCGCCGTCGCCGTCGCCGACATGCGGACGGGCCTGCTGTCCAAGGACACCTGGCCGGGGGTGCTGCTGCTGTCGGCGGGAGCGCTGGCCGGTTATCTGACGCTGTTCCTGGTCGCCGCGCGCACCGCGGGCGCCACGGCCCCGGTCGGGCGGCTGATACCGCTGATGCTGCTGGCGCTGCTGGGAATGCTGCTGCCGGTGGGCATCGGCGGCTGGGGGCCGCGGGAGGCGCTGGCCGCCGTGGCGTTCGGCACCGCGGGGCTGGGCGCCGAGCTGGGCCTGACGGCGGCGGTGACCTACGGGGTGCTCACCTTCGTGGCCGGCCTGCCGGGCGGCCTGGTGCTGGCCGCCCGCTGCCTGACCCGCCCGGCCGGCCGCCATGACGCGCCTCCCGGCCCGCCCGCCGCCCCGCCGGAACCCCTCGTGCTAGCTCCCCGTCCCCTCCTGGCCGTCCGGGCCGCCGAGCACGGCCAGGCAGTCCGCGAACAGTTCGACTAGATGACCGAGAACCTTCTCGCCCTTGCGCGCCGAGGCCAGCGACGGCCTGCCGACGACCCCCGACCGGGTATGGCCGGCCATGCCCAAGGTGAGCAGGTGCCGGCGGTCGTCGCACAGGTGGTCGCCGGCCTCGTAGCCGGGGCGCACCAGGTGCGGGTGGGCGTGCAGCAGCAGCGAGGTCTCCAGCTCGCCGGCGTGCATGTCGCTCCAGGCCGAGGTCTGCACCCCGGCCGCCGCCATCGCCGACTCCCACTCCTGCGGGCCGGGGAAAAGCGCCATCACCGGCTCACCGGCGGCGGCGTTGGCCTCCTGGACGACGTTGCCCAGCACGTAGTTGCCGCCATGGCCGTTGACGACGACCAGCTTGCCGATCCCCGCCCTGCGCAGGGAGGCGGCCACGTCCCCCACCAGGGCGTGCAGCGTGGCGGCGGAGATGCTGACCGTCCCCGGCCAGCCCTCGTGCTCGTGCGAGCAGGAGATCGTGATCGGCGGCAGGCGCAGCACCCGGTAGGCGGCGGCCAGGGCGCCGGCGATCGTGCACGCCACGACGGTGTCGGTGGCCAGCGGAAGGTAGGGGCCGTGCTGCTCGAAACTGCCGACGGGCAGCAGCGCCACGGCGGCGCGCCGCTCCCCTTCCTCGGCGGAGGTGCTCAGCGGCAGGAAGGCCTCGTGCGCGGAGTCGTTCATGGCATGCCAGCCTCCGCCGCCCGCACCGGATCGGCAACGCCCGCAGGCCGCCGGATTCACCGAGTCAGCGATGAGAACACCAAGGCACGGCATGGTGAAGGAGGAGCGACAGATGCACGACCATGCCCTCGAACAAGAGGACATCGCCGAGGCCGATCTGGTGACCCGCCGGGGCACCTTCCGCACCGTCGCGTTCCGGGACCCCGTGGACGGTCATGAGCACCTGGCCCTGGTGCGCGGTGACGTCCGCGGCCGGGAGGGCGTGCTGGCCCGGGTGCACTCTGAGTGCGTGACCGGCGACATCTTCGCCGCGCTGCGCTGCGAGTGCGGCGACCAGCTCGGCGCGGCGCTGGATGCGATCGTCCGCGAGGGCAGCGGGGTGCTGGTGTACCTGCGCGGGCACGAGGGACGCGGCATCGGCCTGGTCGCCAAGGTGCGCACCCACCTGCTGCAGGACGAGGAGGGGCTGGACACCGTGGACTCGGCGACCGTCCTGGGCTACCCGGTCGACCGCCGCGACTTCGGCCCCGCGGCCCGGATCCTGAAGTACCTGCAGGTCCGTTCGGTCCGGCTGATGTCCAACAACCACGACAAGGTGCACGCGCTGCAGGCGCACGGGATCACGGTGGCGGCCCGGGTCCCGCTGCTGATGAAGGTGCACGACCACAACATCCGGTACCTGACCGCCAAGCGCGACCGGCTCGGGCACGAGCTGCCCCATCTGGGCGCCTTCTCCCCCAACGGCTCCTCGAGCGGACGGAGCGGCGGTGACTGACACGACCACCGATCTCTCCCGGCGCGCATCCGAAGAGGAGACCGCCGAAAAGCCCGGCCGCCCCAGAAGGGCACGGCGGATCGCGGGGCGGGTGGCCACCGCCGCGGCGTGCCTGGTCGTGGTGGCGGGCTTCACCATGCCCAACGACCTGGACGGCCTGACGCCGAGCGCCTTCGTGCGGCTGCCGCTGGAGATCGTCCTCGGCCTCGCCGTGGTGGCCGCCGTGCCCCGGGCGCGGCGTGCGGTGGCGGCGCTCCTGGGCGCGGCGCTCGGCCTGCTGGTCATCGTGAAGGTCATCGACATGGGCTTTCACGCGACGCTGGACCGGCCGTTCCACCCGGTGTTCGACTGGTCCCTGTTCGGGCCCGCGCTGGAGTACCTCGACCAGTCGGCCGGGCGGGCCACCGCGATCGGCGCCGCCGCCGGGGCGGTGGCGCTGGCGGTGGCCGTGCTCGCCGCCACGACCCTGTCGCTGCTGCGGCTGAGCCGGCCGGTGGTGCGGCACCGCGCCGCGGCCGCCCGCGCCGCCGTGGCGCTGGGAGCCGTCTGGGTCGCCTGCGCCGTGCTCGGCGCCCGGCTCCCACCGGGCGTCCCGGTCGCCGCCGTCGCCTTCGACCGTGCCCTGCAGATCCCCGCGGACCTGCGGGAACAGCGCAGGTTCGCCGCGCAGGCCGGCCGGGACGCCTTCGCGCACACCCCCGGCGAGCAGATGCTGACCGCGCTGCGCGGCAAGGACGTCGTCTTCGCGTTCATCGAAAGCTACGGCCGCGACGCGCTGGAGAACCCCACGTTCGCCGCGCGGGTCGGCGCGGTGCTGGAGGACGGGAACCGCCGGCTGCGCAAGGCCGGGTTCGAGGCCCGCAGCGCCTTCCTCACCTCGCCGACGGTGGGCGGCAGCAGCTGGCTGGCCCACGCCACGCTGCTGTCGGGGCTGTGGATCGACAACCAAAAACGCCACCGCGACCTGGTCACCAGCGACCGGCTGACCCTCACCGGGGCCTTCCGGCGCGCGAAATGGCGGACGGTGGCCGTCATGCCCGGCAACACCAAACCCTGGCCGGAGGGGAACTTCTACGGATATGACAAGGTTTATCCCCGCGCGGCCCTGGGTTATAAGGGTCCGCCTTTCAACTGGGACACCCCGCCCGACCAGTACACATTGTCGTTCTTTGAACGCACGGAACGGGCCAGGCGCGACCGCCCGCCGCTGATGGCGGAGATCCCGCTGGTGTCCAGCCATTCGCCGTGGGCGCCCACTCCCCGCCTGGTGGGCTGGGACGAGGTGGGCGACGGTGAGGTCTTCGGCCCGATCGCGGCGGCCGGCCAGCGCTGGCAGGACGCCTGGCGCACTCCCGAGCGGATGCGCGCCGCCTACCGGGGCGCCATCGAGTACACGCTGGCCGCGCTCCTGTCCTACGTGGAGACCTACGGCGATGAGAACCTGGTGGTGATCTTCGTCGGCGATCACCAGCCCGCCCCCGTCATCACCGGCCCCGACGCTAGCCGGGACGTGCCGATCGCGATCGTCGCCCGCGACCGGGCCGTGCTGGAGCGGATCTCCGGGTGGGGCTGGCAGGAGGGCGTGAAACCGGGGCCGGACGCCCCGGTCTGGCGCATGGACGCCTTCCGTGACCGTTTCCTGACCGCCTTCGGGACACGTCCGCGGCCGGATTCTCCGTCATCGCCGTGACCCTTCTGGCCGCCTCTTCCGTGATGTCGGCGAGGTGACGTCGAGCGCTCCGGATTCGGTGTCTTCCGTCCGGTTTCGGAATCGTCCGCCTGCGAAAAGGGCGGACGATCTCCAGAGCCGCCTCAAAGCGCCGGAACGTTCTTTCCGGACGGCTGGAAACCCCGGTTACCGGGGAACGCGTCCGAGCCCGGCGTCCGCAGATGCGCCTGAAAGCGGAATGTGGCGGCGCTGAAGGAAATGCGACGATGAGAAAAGAGCGGCCGCCTGCCGGAGCGGACCGCTCCGGGGCGGTGACGGGCATGCCGGCCGGGGCGGCGCTTGGCCTGGTCTGCAACCTGCTGGAGTCCCGGACCAACCCGTGGTAGGCCGGCCCGCAACCAGGTCGAGGCCGAGCGGGTGGCCGCCCGGCGGGCGCAGACCCTGGGGTCGGCGCCCGCCCTGTGGGTGCTCACCGTGCTGATCGCCCTGATCATCCCGCCGGCGGCCGCCTCCTGACAGGGAGCGGCCCTCCCGGTTCCGGCGTCGCCGCCGGAACCGGGAAAGTAGAACGCGTTCTTGCCAAGTGGCGAAAGGGCGGGCAGGCTGAGGGAATGGACCTGATCGCGCTCGAGGAGATCCGCCGGGCCAAATACCGCTACCTGCGCTGCCTGGACCTGAAACGGTGGGAGGAGTTCGCCGACGCCCTCACCGAGGACGCCGTGGCGCGCTATGACACCCCGGTGCTGGGCGAGCCGCTGCAGCTGAGCGGCCGACAGGCCATCGTCGCCTACATGCGCGACAACCTGGGGCCCGGGACGATCACCACGCACCTGGTCAGCCACCCGGAAATCGAGATCGACGGCGACCGGGCCGAGGGAACCTGGTGCCTGGAGGACACCGTGATCCTCCCCCGGTACCGCCTGATGATCCGCGGCGCGGCCTACTACACCGACACCTACCGGCGCTGCCCCGACGGGCGGTGGCGGATCAGCTCCACCGGGCATGAGCGGACTTATGAGTACACCGTGTCGCTGGACGATGTGCCCTCGCTCCGTTTCACCGCCGCCCCCTGGGGAACGCCCGCCGCCCCGTGAGAGCCGCCCGGCCATTGACCATTTTTAGAACACGTTCTACTCTCGTTCGGAAAACACGTCCAAAACGCGCCGGCGGCCGAGGGGGTGCGGTGGTCACACAGTCATTCGCCCGGGCGATCGCCGAGGCCGAGCAGATCATCCGCTCGGCCCCGCATGTGCAGACCGAGCAGGATCTGGCCGAAGGGCTGGACTACCTCGCCGGCAGCATCAAGGCCTGCCTGCACATGGCCTGGGCCTACCAGCGCGACTTCCCGTTCTTCGCGCGTTCCACCGGGCCGTACACCAAGCTGGGCCTGGACAACCCCGACACCCTCTACTTCCACGCCTACCTGCGCGACGACGCCGAGTACGTCGTCACCGGGCGCCGCGGCACCACCGCCGACCTGAGCTTTCAGGTGATGAACGGCGACTACTCCCCGGCCCGCTCCCCCGACAGCCTGACCGCCTTCGACGACCGGGAGATCCAGATCGCCCCGGACGGATCGTTCGAGCTGCGCTTCGGGCCGCCCAAACCGAACCCCGGGCCCAACTACTTCGCGCTCCCGCCGGGCTCGGCGATGCTGATCGTGCGGGAGGTCTTCAGCGACTGGGACACCGAACGCCCCGGCGAGATCCGCATCCACCGCGCCGACACGCTGGGGTCGGCTCCCCCGCCGCCGACCGCCGAGCAGATCGCCAAGCGGTATGAGGTGGCGGGCCGGATGCTGGTGGCGCGGCTGCGGACCTTCCTGGCCTTCCCGCAGTGGCACTACCTGAATCTGCCGGTCAACACGATGACCGAGCCGCGGCCCACCCCCGGCGGGCTGGCCACCCAGTACTCCTCGGTCGGCCACTACGACCTGGACGACGAGGAGGTCATGGTGATCACGGTGCCGGCGGCGGCCAAGTCGGACGCCCCCTACCAGGGCTTCCAGCTGGGCAGCATGTGGTACATCTCGCTGGACTACATCAACCACCAGACCAGCCTCACCGCCGACCAGGCCCGCATCGACCCCGACGGGATGATCCGCTACGTGGTCAGCGAACGCGACCCCGGCCTGG contains these protein-coding regions:
- a CDS encoding GTP cyclohydrolase II; amino-acid sequence: MHDHALEQEDIAEADLVTRRGTFRTVAFRDPVDGHEHLALVRGDVRGREGVLARVHSECVTGDIFAALRCECGDQLGAALDAIVREGSGVLVYLRGHEGRGIGLVAKVRTHLLQDEEGLDTVDSATVLGYPVDRRDFGPAARILKYLQVRSVRLMSNNHDKVHALQAHGITVAARVPLLMKVHDHNIRYLTAKRDRLGHELPHLGAFSPNGSSSGRSGGD
- a CDS encoding class I SAM-dependent methyltransferase yields the protein MTAQQSAHAPEFTPQWLALREEADAAARSVELLGPLRAHLAARPPAGPLVIRDLGCGTGSMGRWLAGRLPGPQHWILHDRDPRLLARAAASVTGPAADGGEVTVRTDLGDITRLDPDLLAGTSLVTASALLDLLTAAEVDALAASCAAAGCPALLTISVTGRVELDPPGELDAELGAAFNDHQRRKVGGRRLLGPDAVPAAAAAFTARGAQVLVRPSPWRLAAAQGALIGQWLRGWVGAACEQRPELLPRARGYLERRLAECAAGALTVVVHHDDLLALPAAGASR
- a CDS encoding DUF1214 domain-containing protein; protein product: MVTQSFARAIAEAEQIIRSAPHVQTEQDLAEGLDYLAGSIKACLHMAWAYQRDFPFFARSTGPYTKLGLDNPDTLYFHAYLRDDAEYVVTGRRGTTADLSFQVMNGDYSPARSPDSLTAFDDREIQIAPDGSFELRFGPPKPNPGPNYFALPPGSAMLIVREVFSDWDTERPGEIRIHRADTLGSAPPPPTAEQIAKRYEVAGRMLVARLRTFLAFPQWHYLNLPVNTMTEPRPTPGGLATQYSSVGHYDLDDEEVMVITVPAAAKSDAPYQGFQLGSMWYISLDYINHQTSLTADQARIDPDGMIRYVVSERDPGLANWIERTGHRRGFLQIRWQRLSRELKADDGPTVEIMPFDELPRRLPYYEQQRVTPQEWAARIAARQSAVARRMLG
- a CDS encoding glycosyltransferase family 4 protein, with translation MSTSGIEAAGATRTVHFVLPGDVADPAVPSGGNVYDRRVCQGLAEAGWRVHRHAVPGEWPRPRQGARAELARTLAALPHGAVTLLDGLVACGVPEIVVPQAGRLRLAVLVHLPLAAETGLAPQEARDLERRERAMLQAAAVTVATSPWAGRELAERHRLAPGRVRVVPPGTDPAPLAPGTDGASRLVCVAAVTPRKGHDLLVRALGLIGGLRWSCICAGPLQRAPRHVARVRELIGRLGLGERISLAGPLTGERLEACYAAADLVVLPSRAETYGMVVTEALARGIPVLTTTADALPDTLGRAPDGRVPGLLVPPHDVPALADALRRWLGDPALRERLREAARARRRTLPGWDLTVRHLGKVLQELQRQPLKAAWDTKGQM
- a CDS encoding creatininase family protein produces the protein MNDSAHEAFLPLSTSAEEGERRAAVALLPVGSFEQHGPYLPLATDTVVACTIAGALAAAYRVLRLPPITISCSHEHEGWPGTVSISAATLHALVGDVAASLRRAGIGKLVVVNGHGGNYVLGNVVQEANAAAGEPVMALFPGPQEWESAMAAAGVQTSAWSDMHAGELETSLLLHAHPHLVRPGYEAGDHLCDDRRHLLTLGMAGHTRSGVVGRPSLASARKGEKVLGHLVELFADCLAVLGGPDGQEGTGS
- a CDS encoding sulfatase, producing the protein MTDTTTDLSRRASEEETAEKPGRPRRARRIAGRVATAAACLVVVAGFTMPNDLDGLTPSAFVRLPLEIVLGLAVVAAVPRARRAVAALLGAALGLLVIVKVIDMGFHATLDRPFHPVFDWSLFGPALEYLDQSAGRATAIGAAAGAVALAVAVLAATTLSLLRLSRPVVRHRAAAARAAVALGAVWVACAVLGARLPPGVPVAAVAFDRALQIPADLREQRRFAAQAGRDAFAHTPGEQMLTALRGKDVVFAFIESYGRDALENPTFAARVGAVLEDGNRRLRKAGFEARSAFLTSPTVGGSSWLAHATLLSGLWIDNQKRHRDLVTSDRLTLTGAFRRAKWRTVAVMPGNTKPWPEGNFYGYDKVYPRAALGYKGPPFNWDTPPDQYTLSFFERTERARRDRPPLMAEIPLVSSHSPWAPTPRLVGWDEVGDGEVFGPIAAAGQRWQDAWRTPERMRAAYRGAIEYTLAALLSYVETYGDENLVVIFVGDHQPAPVITGPDASRDVPIAIVARDRAVLERISGWGWQEGVKPGPDAPVWRMDAFRDRFLTAFGTRPRPDSPSSP
- a CDS encoding nuclear transport factor 2 family protein, with the protein product MDLIALEEIRRAKYRYLRCLDLKRWEEFADALTEDAVARYDTPVLGEPLQLSGRQAIVAYMRDNLGPGTITTHLVSHPEIEIDGDRAEGTWCLEDTVILPRYRLMIRGAAYYTDTYRRCPDGRWRISSTGHERTYEYTVSLDDVPSLRFTAAPWGTPAAP
- a CDS encoding lysylphosphatidylglycerol synthase transmembrane domain-containing protein → MSRHAWAWLRAAAAAAILGVLAWRLGTGAFTAGLRLIDGQAVLAALGIGLVTTALSVGRWWLVARRLGLPLPLGTAMADYYQALFLNAVLPAGVLGDAHRAVRHGRRAGDVGRGVRAVVLERAGGQVVFAVAGAAALAADPSLARAVARDLAHGLGAAAAVLILAAAVASAVAAWAWRGAIAVKLRGAFAVAVADMRTGLLSKDTWPGVLLLSAGALAGYLTLFLVAARTAGATAPVGRLIPLMLLALLGMLLPVGIGGWGPREALAAVAFGTAGLGAELGLTAAVTYGVLTFVAGLPGGLVLAARCLTRPAGRHDAPPGPPAAPPEPLVLAPRPLLAVRAAEHGQAVREQFD